ACGACGACGTGCTGGTGGAGATTCGGTGGAGCCATTCGAGGAACAATTTCAGTTCTGAACTTGATAGTTGGTCCGAGTGCGACGCCTGAAGTGCGGCATTCAGGGCGATCGCGGCCACCACCACCGAGGACCTGCCCGAGTCTTCCCGGGATGTTCCGGCGGCCTGCTCCGTGGACACCGCAAAGATCATGGCATCCCGGGTCATGGTGGACAGTTCAAGGTTCCGTTCAGCGGCGGGCTCCGCTATCAGCATGAGCGTCACGCCCACGTTGGCGGCCAGGATGGACCTGGCTGCTTCCCGTGGCTGGACGTTCAGCTGGCCCGCAGCCGCTGCCTTGGTCAGCATTTCCTCCAGCAGCGCCTCCGCGTCGGCGACGATGGCGGGACGGCTTTCCGGGCGGATATTGCCGAACATGACCAGGTACAGTTCCGGCTGTTTCAGCCCAAACAGGACGTGGTTGTCCCACATCCGCCGGATATCCTCTAGCGGCTGTCCGGACGGGGCGAAATCTCTCTCACCCGCTACATACTCCTCAAAACCTGCGGCCACAACGGCGTCGAAGAGACCTTCCTTGTCACCGAAGTGGTGGTACAGGGTGGGCGCCGTGACGCCCGCCAGCTGGGTGATCTGGCGGGTGGAAACGGCTGCCCCGGCTGAATTTGCCAGCAATTCGGCTGCTGCTCGCAACAGTCGCATTTTGGGGGGAAGCTGGCCATCCAAACTCATAGCCGCTACCCTATCACCTATAGCATTGCTATATGAACTGAATCACATACAATTTTTTCAGGCACGTTTCCACCGCCGCACGCAGCAGTCGCGGCACCCCGGCATGGCGCCGGGGATGTTCCGGGACGCGCCTGGCTACCGGCAGAGAACGAGGACCTTCAGTGCAGACCTTTTCAGGAGTAGGCGTCAGCCCCGGCCGCGTCATCGGAACCATCCGCCAAATGCCCAAACCGATCAGCGAACCCCCCGCGGGCGAGCAGCTGGCGCCCGGCACTTCCGCGGAGGAGGCCACCGCCGCCCTGAAGGCGGCGGCCCAGGCGGTGCACGATGAACTGAAGGCCCGTGCCGCGCACGCCACCGGTGACGGCAAGGCGGTCCTGGAAGCCACGGCACTGATGGCCAAGGACACCATGCTGATCAAGGGAGCGGCCAAGCTGGTGGCCCGCGGCACCTCGAGCGAGCGGGCCATCTGGGAATCAGGTTCCTCGGTCTCGGAAATGCTGCACAACCTCGGCGGCTACATGGCTGAGCGCGCCACCGACGTCCTGGACGTCCGCGCCCGGATCGTGGCCGAACTCCGGGGCGTTCCGGCGCCCGGCATTCCCGCCTCCACCACCCCCTTCGTCCTGGTGGCAGAGGACCTGGCGCCGGCCGATACCGCCACCCTGGACCCGAACAAGGTCCTTGCACTCGTGACGGCAGGCGGCGGCCCGCAGTCCCACACGGCCATCATCGCCCGCTCCCTCGGCCTACCCGCCGTCGTTGCGGCCGTGGGCGTTGACGAACTGCCGGACGGTACCGAAGTGTTTGTGGACGGCGCCGCGGGCAGCATCACCTCCGATCCGGACGACTCCTTCCGCGCAGCCGCGGAGGCATGGGCGGCAACGGCTTCCTTGCTGTCCGAGTTCACCGGCACGGGCACGACGGCGGACGGTCACCTGGTGCCGCTGCTCGCCAACGTGGGCGGCGGCAAGGACGCGGAAGCCGCCGCGAAGCTGGGAGCCCAGGGCGTGGGACTGTTCCGCACCGAATTCTGCTTCCTGGAACGGGACACCGAACCCAGTGTGGAAGAGCAGGCCGCCGCCTATAAGAGCGTCTTTGACGCTTTCCCGGGCAAGAAGGTGGTCCTGCGGACCCTCGACGCCGGCGCCGACAAACCCCTCCCGTTCCTGACTGACTCCACGGAACCCAACCCCGCGCTTGGCGTCCGCGGCTACCGCACGGACTTCACCACCCCCGGTGTCCTGGACCGCCAGCTCGAAGCAATCGCACTGGCCGAGAAGCAGTCCGAAGCGGACGTGTGGGTCATGGCCCCCATGATCTCCACCGCCGAAGAGGCCGCCCGCTTTGCCTCCATGTGCGCGGACGCCGGCATCAAAACCCCCGGCGTCATGGTGGAGGTCCCGTCCGCCGCCCTCACCGCCGAAGCCATCCTTCGCGAGGTGGCCTTCGCGAGCCTCGGCACCAACGACCTCACCCAGTACGCCATGGCCGCCGACCGGCAGCTGGGCCCCCTCGCCAACCTGAACACCCCGTGGCAGCCGGCCGTCCTCCGCCTGGTGGGACTCACCGTGGAAGGCTCCCGCGCGGAAGGCAACAACAAACCTGTTGGCGTCTGCGGTGAGGCTGCCGCCGACCCGGCCCTCGCCGTCGTCCTCACGGGGCTGGGAGTCAACACGCTGTCCATGACCGCGCGGTCCCTCGCCGCCGTGGCGGCGGTGCTGAAGACGGTCACGCTGGCCGAGGCGCAGGAACTGGCCAAGCTGGCGCTGTCCGCGCCGAGCGCCACCGAGGCCCGGGCCTGGGTGCGGGAGAAACTTCCCGTGCTCGAAGAACTCGGGCTCTAGGCAGCCCGCCCCGCCGTTGCCCACCACCGCCACAGCATCAACCAGGAGGAACCATGCCCGAACGCATTGCCACCATCGCCAGCCGCTCCGGCCTGCACGCCCGCCCCGCTGCACTTTTCGCTGAGGCGGCCGGAGACGTGGGAGTGGACGTCACCATCGCCAAGCAGGGCGAACCGGAAGACGAGGCACTGGACGCATCCAGCATCCTGTCCCTGATGACGCTCGGTGCCGCGAAGGGCGATGTGGTGGTGCTCCGGGCCGAAGGTGACGGCGCGGACGCGGCGCTGGATTCGCTCGTAAAGCTGCTGGAAACGGACCTCGACGCGGAGTAGGCAACGCCCAAGGTACGACGCCTGGCTGGGGGGTCAGGCGATGACGCCGAAGCCGTCCGCCGCCCTGGCCCAGCTGGTGATTGCTGCAGCTGCCGGGCCGGTGGCGGTGTGCTGGAAAACGTGGCCATGGCCGGGGATCTCGGTCAGGCTGCCCCGGGGTGCCCGGTCCGCGAGCCGCCGGCACCATTCCCGGTCAGCCACCGGGTCCTGGCTGCCCCGAAGGACCAGCACCGGCTGGCCCACGCCCGGAACCCTTGCCTCCATGGGGTAGTCCATCATGACGGGCAACTCGGTGAGGTACCAGCGGGGGCCGGCGCGGAAGTAGTCGGAAAAGACCAGTGCATTCGCGGAGATGCTCTCGCTGAACATGGCGTCGCGGGTCAGCGCAAGCGCCTGCTGCACAACGGTCCGCCGCCGGGGGTCGACGACGGGGCCCATCAGCACCACGCCGTCCACAAGGTCCGGCTCCTGCAGGGCGAGTTCCACCGCGTGCTGGGTTCCCATGGAATGACCGATCACCACACAGGACCTCACCCCGGCCGCGGCAAGCCCGGCACGGACAAACGCCGCATACTCACCCACCGGAACCTGGCGGCGCGGCCTGGGCGCATCGCCGAACCCGGGGAGGTCGAAGGAGTGGACATCGGCGCCGCGGGCCAGTTCCTGGTGTAGTCGTGCGAGGTACCGGTGCGAAACGCCGATCCCGTGCAGCAGGACGTAGGTCCTTCGCGGGGTATCGGCGGCAGGTCCCACGGAAGAGTAAAGCCGGCCTGACAGGCCGCCGGCCTCGATGTCCCTGCCACCGTTAAGTTTCACCCAGCGAGCATACCGCCGGCCCGTCCCGGCGCCGGTTAGGCTGTTGGCATGGCACTGATAGCTCCCCGGATGACGCCCGGCCTGCCGGCGGAGGACGCCGCCAAACTGCGGCAGGCACTCGAAGGCGGCCATGACATCACCGTCTTTGTGGATGGCACGGTCCACCGGCTCACGCCCCAGGCGAGGGACGCCGTCGTCGATCTTCTCAGTAGGTTCGGGCGCGGCGAAGCGGTAACCGTAAGCAGCGTGGAGGAAATGCTCACCACCTCACAGGCCGCGGAGCTCGCCGGGATTTCACACACGTTTCTGCGCAACATGACCGATCGCGGCGAGATTCCCGTGGAATACCGCGGCACGCACCGCCGGATCAGGCTGGCCGCCATCATGGCCTGGCTGGAGCAACAAAAGAAAAACGAGCACGCGAAGCAGGCCGAGCCCACAAAACAGCCCGCGGAATCGTCCTAGATCCGGGGCCGCGCGGCCCAGCGGCGCATCTTCAGCGCGGCGTGCAGTTCGAGCCTGGGCATCCCTTTCAGGGGGTCGACGCCGAGGAGCTGGCGGATGCGGCCCAGGCGGTTGTAGACGCTGCTGCGGTGGAGGTGGAGTTTGGCGGCCACGTCCTGGATCGAACCATCGTTATCGTAAATAAGCTCCAGGACCGGCAGTAGCTCGTGGTTCCGGTCGTGGTCCTCCAGCATTCGGACGTAGACGGATCCGGTGTCCGTCCAGGCCCCGGCTCCTCCGCCGGCCGATGCCAGCAACTGGTAAACGCCCGTGGCCCGGCAGTCCACCAGTTCGCCGAGCTGCGGATCCACGGCGGCCGCCTGCGCTGCCTGCCGGGACTGCCGGTAGGCCTCGGCCAGTTCGCGCGGCCGCGCAAAGCCCTCGCTGATGCCCAGGATGATGCGGTGCACCGGCCGGCCCGAGCGTTTGGCGAGCTCAAGCTGGTAGTGGACCAGCACCTGGGCGTGGTTGGCGCGCCCCACGGACTCGCTGAACAGCACCACGGAGTGGGTTTCCGTGC
The window above is part of the Pseudarthrobacter sp. IC2-21 genome. Proteins encoded here:
- a CDS encoding alpha/beta hydrolase, with the translated sequence MKLNGGRDIEAGGLSGRLYSSVGPAADTPRRTYVLLHGIGVSHRYLARLHQELARGADVHSFDLPGFGDAPRPRRQVPVGEYAAFVRAGLAAAGVRSCVVIGHSMGTQHAVELALQEPDLVDGVVLMGPVVDPRRRTVVQQALALTRDAMFSESISANALVFSDYFRAGPRWYLTELPVMMDYPMEARVPGVGQPVLVLRGSQDPVADREWCRRLADRAPRGSLTEIPGHGHVFQHTATGPAAAAITSWARAADGFGVIA
- a CDS encoding TetR/AcrR family transcriptional regulator, which codes for MSLDGQLPPKMRLLRAAAELLANSAGAAVSTRQITQLAGVTAPTLYHHFGDKEGLFDAVVAAGFEEYVAGERDFAPSGQPLEDIRRMWDNHVLFGLKQPELYLVMFGNIRPESRPAIVADAEALLEEMLTKAAAAGQLNVQPREAARSILAANVGVTLMLIAEPAAERNLELSTMTRDAMIFAVSTEQAAGTSREDSGRSSVVVAAIALNAALQASHSDQLSSSELKLFLEWLHRISTSTSS
- the ptsP gene encoding phosphoenolpyruvate--protein phosphotransferase, translated to MQTFSGVGVSPGRVIGTIRQMPKPISEPPAGEQLAPGTSAEEATAALKAAAQAVHDELKARAAHATGDGKAVLEATALMAKDTMLIKGAAKLVARGTSSERAIWESGSSVSEMLHNLGGYMAERATDVLDVRARIVAELRGVPAPGIPASTTPFVLVAEDLAPADTATLDPNKVLALVTAGGGPQSHTAIIARSLGLPAVVAAVGVDELPDGTEVFVDGAAGSITSDPDDSFRAAAEAWAATASLLSEFTGTGTTADGHLVPLLANVGGGKDAEAAAKLGAQGVGLFRTEFCFLERDTEPSVEEQAAAYKSVFDAFPGKKVVLRTLDAGADKPLPFLTDSTEPNPALGVRGYRTDFTTPGVLDRQLEAIALAEKQSEADVWVMAPMISTAEEAARFASMCADAGIKTPGVMVEVPSAALTAEAILREVAFASLGTNDLTQYAMAADRQLGPLANLNTPWQPAVLRLVGLTVEGSRAEGNNKPVGVCGEAAADPALAVVLTGLGVNTLSMTARSLAAVAAVLKTVTLAEAQELAKLALSAPSATEARAWVREKLPVLEELGL
- a CDS encoding helix-turn-helix domain-containing protein; this encodes MALIAPRMTPGLPAEDAAKLRQALEGGHDITVFVDGTVHRLTPQARDAVVDLLSRFGRGEAVTVSSVEEMLTTSQAAELAGISHTFLRNMTDRGEIPVEYRGTHRRIRLAAIMAWLEQQKKNEHAKQAEPTKQPAESS
- a CDS encoding HPr family phosphocarrier protein codes for the protein MPERIATIASRSGLHARPAALFAEAAGDVGVDVTIAKQGEPEDEALDASSILSLMTLGAAKGDVVVLRAEGDGADAALDSLVKLLETDLDAE